The segment actctttattattttgcagttaAACTAATATACAAAGTATATTATCCATCTTTTGATAttgtattaagaaatattatctctttcatagtagtatatttttatattttaatatttttatattatcttatgaaTAATCAATAAAGCTACGGTTTCTCAGATTTAGTAAAGTATTGAGTCGTGTACTGTGGATCTAATGGAAAGAGTGGAATTGCATGCGCTATAAGTTTATCAAAATTCATTACCTCAAACATAGTATTATGTAATCGTAATGAATTATCTCTTATATTCTCTTGCAATGCTACAGCAACACAGTGTTGTGAATCGAGTAAAGTTTCTTCAAACGTCCAATCTTGTTGTTTGATTCCATCGATATACAAGATTGTATCAGTTGTGATCGAATCTTCACTTAACTCTGAATTTGTTCGAAAgtcaatatttcttaaatcaaTAACAATCCCCAAACCAAGTGCTTTAACGTAACTCTCTTTTAATGCCCAGTGTCTATAAAACATGAATATTTGTTCCGTTTCAGATTTTCCTGAAGAAAGACCTCTGATCTCTTCCCACTCAGCTGACGAGAAATTGCTGTTCattatacgaaaaaattcGGGAACACTTTTGCCCCCGGTATATTCTAACGCCATAACATCTACCCCTAATCTTATATCCCTAATCTCACCTGCTAAAACCGTATAAGATCCTTGATGAGAAACATTAAAACTTACATCAaccgaattattttttaaaactggTTTGTTGTGTTTATCTCtaacaaaaacaattttgtcaTATGGAAGACCCATGTATTCGTTTAcaaattttctcattaataatCTACCTACAAGAGAAGCTCTAACATCTTTACGAAATACGAATTTTCCTAGTCTGGTCTTTTCGTCGTTTTGTACGCAAGAAATTGCATATTCAAACTCTTGCTCATTCGGATTCCACTCTTTCCAATTAAATGCCCACCGTATGGCTGACGACATTCTCAAGATATTAGTGCTACGCATAACCAgtgtcaaattatttaatcacagTTCGCACATCTCATGCactttttgtttgttttatgATTATGATTGGTATTCTTAAATCTctgattataaaaacaatgttttgCAAGATATCTCGTTTGAGACACTCCAGGCTACTTGCTAGGATCCACCTAAagcaaatacaaatttattacattgtgtttattgtttataatcgGAGAGATCATATATCTATaagtattttgtttttaaagtgctatgtaataaataaagataaagataaaagacAAGTGACATGATTGAACAATGTGTCAGATGACCTATATGGGTTCACTTAATTCTCATAATTGAGCCTAACTGTCACGATAAGGCAGTGCTCATCGACACTAATTAGATTCTTTCTTAACTTTTACTAGAATTCATTAGAAAATATCATATAGTATTAGCAGAATCATTTGTAACTATTAATGCAAACAGAAGCAAATATATAGTGCAATATAggtaataatatagataacaaTAGATTTCATAGAAACAGAAAGCAAGCAACAAACTACTACTagtataataactatataaacaATGTTGTACAATAATTCTTgtctaaaatatatgtgaagacacatgaaaaaaaaaaaaaatagaaattaaaatacttaaatgtatttttttaccatTTAATCTGGCATTCTTTGGCCCTCTTTCGGGCAAGGAAGAGGTTGCTGTTAGTTGAGCTCTGTCCAAAAGAGGAATGTAGCATTCGTCATCATCTAAGACAGAAttgtaatttcattaaaatgtttGCTGAATTTTGTTGTaacttttaatacaaaaagGTTTCTtcttagtaaaatatatactggCATAAAACAACTTTTGGGATTACTCTTCTAATATAAcgatattatgaaattattcgcacatttcttgtttaaattattaaactttaccaattgaaataaacaaaatgtgaTATGTTTAGAGTTGAATTTTACAATGAATGATACACTTCTATTATTatgtctaatatatataaattattgagtctatataaatatatatatagattaacattgtatagtatatataattttatatatatatatatatatatatatatatatatatatatatatatatataaataggctgtttttatataacaaagacacgaataaaaaaaaaaaggaaacaatgataattatgaaacgttgtaatatataatgttgcaaaataaaataacgataGAATCGCCAAATGTGCAAAGGGTACCTAGCAATCTAGCATCTGTAACGAAGCGTTTTGCATCTTTACTCGAATGCACGCCATGTTACATCGAAATGGGCTGGGTCGAGTGCCAGGAAGTTACGCTATAGCGGTTATACCTGCAATACTTACAAGCGAATGAGCTTGCCGTCACGGCGAATGCGTACACGAGACACCTGAGAGCGGTCATCGTACCATCGCCTTGCACTAGGAAACGTCTCTAGTTGtggaaaaaattcttaaataacgcGTCGCCAGTAGATTTGACGCAAGAATGACCGCTCACTCCAGTCGTCCACCGCTTCGTTTCTCGGTCGAGACTGTTTACTCAACCTATACACTCGCGAATCACCGAGTGtgtgaagagaaaaaatacgTGTGGGAAAAAATGATTGTTCTATTTTTCCGCTCCTTAAATTCTCGCAGCACAACAATAACGCACGCTGACACACCAATGACGCGAGTCAACTCATCGAATGACGTGATCGCGAATATCGGATGAGAGCCGCGCCTCGCGCCTCTCGCGTCGAATCTTTCCGATGTATCGAATTACTCATTCGTCGCTTTGATTAAGCGACGCCGATGCCGATTGTGAGTCGGACTCTGTGGGTGCAGAGAGAAGACTGAGAGGGGTCATGCCCTCGTTTTTTTGGGAACGCTTTTTCCCCGCCgtacagtggcgctaactggatTCATTTTACGGCCGGCGGAACTACGTGGCTGAATCCACTTTCCAGTGCCACGGTAAAAGGACCGATTGGTTCgagtccgtgctagatccacaaattgtggttcgtgtccgtgctagatccataattgtggatctcaaaagtacgaaatatataatagattcaTTAATGTTTGATTAGATATTAGCTGCGCGTCATCTTTTTCCACTTTAGCGTatattatgaagtaatatatacgtatatatagaattaaaatgtatatttgattttacataaaatttaatgttttaataatttcaataaaaaagtattttaataaaatatatatgtgtatattacttcaataaatattaccaaAATGAAAAACAAGATTATACGCAATAATGTTTCGTACTTTATTAAGTGATGTATATGTGTACCAATAAActgatacaatatatatatatatacacataatatatatatatacatataaataataattaaaataggatTTTGCTTTGCTTTCATAACTGTGAATTAactttatacttaaaaaaataatatgtcgtaaaattaaaaaatacattaattacaaaCATGCTTAATCTGtcttttccataatttttattattaaactttattattaaattagcgTTTTAATTGACTTGTTAATTGCGACAGTTTGATGGCATTTGCAGTTTTGTTTCAAATTACTTCCATGAGTACGtcaattgttatattattatacattacaaatatttaaattcataaataatttaaaaaagtattgtcTTTTAGCTTTGAAGTTTACCACGTCTGTTATGACTGTtgtatagttatattaatatagttacaGATAAACAAAAGAACATGTTAAaagaattgtaaataatataaaatattttataaaatattttaaatgtacattaacttatatatattattataataatcgatgtgtaatataaatatcttttataaatgtatcttttataaatatgtatctctAACTATGTACaactatattttacaataaaatattttccatctgCTGATAGAGACATTGCAAGataaaaagtcaaaattttttagtttatttgtataaatatgtttttcttttattttatacgttatcgtaagaaattttctttctggaaaatcaattttatatataaagccaGTATAAAGGCAATACTTGATAGATTAGCAATCATTACAAACTCAATAAAAgcaatgatttataattatttcttatatattgtttttaaaatattaacatactttaaaaatagatatttattaaaataaacatttttataatttagtgacatttttgaaatatatataagtactctgtacaaacttttgaaacaaacaataaagaaaaaaaaaaaaattaaaaacatattttattataaatgtatgtaatgattatataaaacattatttttacatgttttatgtaaaagGAAGACCTCAATCATTATCCCGTTTAAAAACATTAcgacatataaaattcaatagttCAATTATCTTAATAACTATAAGTGCCTTAAatgatattatgaaaatacgCTATTATGACTATTTGATGAAGCTAGTCCAACCAATCGACAAATGCAATGTAGTTCCGAATCGAAACGGTGTACGTAATGACTAAAAGTATTCGAACAGTTTTAACTCCGCTCCTAATAATCAGTTATGTAGCTAGTTTAAGAATTTTCGAATTTCCAGTAGGTCACTCAAGAATATGGTTTGGCCTCTTATATATGCTGATATTTtggtcaatttattttttcttgttaaagTTTATACTAAtagcttattttattaataaaaattatactatcgATTTCTTCATATGCACTGGGATGGACATTTTGGTAACCTTaatgtcaattatatttaatatatgttatgataaggtatgtataataatcaatttattatgatttgcaTGCTAATAATAAGCAATTATGattttgtgaatatttttgatgaagtagttaaattagttttaaataaactttttagcCATACACAAATTTAGCCacgtaatatttcaaaaagacatgtaatatttcatatattaatgcaatttattaataaaaattgcttttcttgatatattgaataataatttattgtatgtagaatttaagaaactatattaattataattaacatttgctTTAATTCTTCTTCGAAAAGCTTTCTTCAGTCATAGCTACATATTATTGCTAACGTTAGATAAtgctacattattaattatataaaattgccaaattaaacattaattatttattcactgTACTGGTTCTTTGtgacagaaatttaaaaattgtttgaaaaaactCGACATTGTCGATAATACGTTGCAGAATGTCGGAATAACGACAGATTATCCCAAGCTAcacaaaaaaacaatataccTCATTTTGGGATGGctcttaattatattgatgaaCTCTGCAGGAggaaattataagaaaatcgACTACAACTATGATTTTTTGACaattctttatatcttttttatagaaaattattgctATCATTTTAACATGATCAACGATTTGATTCTTATAAGTATTTTTGGGTtggtacattttatatatatatgctaaatttacaaaattatgttatgtaaatattaataaaagataagcgttctttgaaattttttaagatgtcgatattaacatacaaagtttgacaataaatttacatatacttGTTACATTAAACCTATtagtttttttacatttttagataCATAGGATTAAAATTTGATCAAATCAATCAATATCTTTTGCATTTAGCAAAAAATAGTAGATGTGGAATAAAGCGAGCTTGGGAAAATTCTACGCACCAACCTAGATTTTCACAagctttaaataatgaatggATAATATGGGTCATAATGTAAgagaattaatgtaaattctaTCAGTTGTGGTTATTATGagcagtaaaattttatattacatttacacACAGACATCTTCATTCGGAGTTACGTAAAATATCTTGTGAGATAGGTTCGATATTTGGCGTACATATGACCTTACAAATGGGGTGTAATTTTTGTTGGATAGCGTATGACTTGCGTGAACTTTTCAGCATGATACTCATCAACAATTATGtcaaatctaataaaatactatacaTCATTATGatactaatttttatctttcatgatggtttcaaactttttctcattaattatatatgcgaAACAGTTAGCACAAaggtatatattaatttagcaTTCAAGTTTAAAATGTCCTTATCTATAATAGTCTCTCAacaagtatttaattaattaaataatatcaaattatacatGACTTTTCTAAACTAAAAgttattcaaattttgcaaatttcgaTTTCAGGCaaatacaacaaaaaatttaataaatgaagtGTCGTACTCCATCTGTGATGTTGGAGTTCGTGAGAAtgtaagttttaatattagatttattttcattattaaaataaaccatGATTAAAGTTTGggcaaaaataattgtaaatatgtacattaaaaaaattgtttattgtattaatatagatGTCACAGTTTCTATTACAAATAACTCAAGCGCCAGTCAGATTCTTCGGACTTGGACTTTTCCAATATggctacaaatttttttatggggtacgttattgtaaaatatctacgagtaaaatatctaaataccACGAACGTAATGATCTAcccataattaaatatacaattatttaaaaagaggatttaatatcttttagttCAGCTCATCGATTACAACCAttgtagttttattaatacaaggGTACATAAAGAagcaaacataaaaaaatgacgaTTTATACatcataacaatatattatgtataaataactttaaagagcgttaacaaataatattcagattataatatataatataattaaattagaatgtAAATTAGAgtacgtaaaataatttcttggaaatatttttaacaaactgtatattttaaagctaaaagtatattttatcaatgttaCAGAAAGATGTTATTtggatataaaagataaaacctacatacatattttttttctagattttttaaataaaattatttttatataaagttgcaaaattttattctttttaccaaaagattcaaatttttcatattgtaattaaatattataaagtaattagtatcttataaatatttcttgtattcACGATATTCTGTCATTAcgtttttgattaatattatttgaaattgatgCTATATCACTActcaataatatttcttacatatgtaataatactatatatagattttcgaattaagtaataaaaatagaaatgttaCAATAGGTAACATGAGACTAATATTTATAAGCGTAAAGAAGGCaacatatctattattatttttaataagctaCGGTAGAAACTAATAGCAGATTAATAGTAGTAGATtagtagtagtaatagtagtagtagaTGAATTATTCCAATATTTATGAGTGCCTCAACTAAAATTACAAAGATCCTCTATCAATATTGTAGAATGTAATTAacacaaatatgtacatataataaaatatatacacttgaTTGACAAGAGAAATGCAATTTGTAACGGTATGCGCACTGATTGGCAACATCTGAGTTGTTTTAACACCGTTATTAATACTACATAGTTATATCTATGGTTTAAGTTTTGGATTATTAAAGCTTCTAATAGAAGTCACTTAAAATCATCCTTCAGTATTTCTTATACAGCAgttcttttcttttgattaatttactACTTCTTCTTAAACTGTAATATCTTGTACAAttgatatactttattttcttctaaatatcttatttattttgagagATAGATATTCTTATAACGTTATTGTTGCACTTAGAGTGTATCATAATAAGATAAGAAGATTTTGggaatttttctcgaaaaatttaaggtAAATTCCTTaaactacaatatttttcctagaaaatgcttttttttaaacttgtctacgattttttttgaTCGTCCATTTGgaattacgtaaaatatttcacaaaatagATCAAATATTTAGagtacaaataaatatcaaaatgagATGCTTCTTTGATTTCATGGCTGAAAATAGATacgccatttaaaaaaaaataatatattataacctttaaaaatatatattattaacaaacatACTTAATATGTCATTTccataacattttaaaattctttattgttaaattagcGATATAATTAACTTGTTAATTGCCACGACATTTGTATAACTTTTCAAAGAGTACTTGCAAttgtcataatattatatattacaaacagttaaattatataattaaaaaatataatagttaaaaaaatactgtcTTTTATCTTAACAGTTTACCATATCTGTATTAATTGTTGTATgtagttatattaatagagTTAAGTatagatcaataaaaaacatgttaaacaattgtaaataatataaaatattttataaaatattttgaataaatattaatttataataatcgatGTGTAATACAAAttcttctataaaaatatatctaactatattttataataaaatattttccatctgcttgtagaaaatattgcaaaacaaaaattcaaaactttttaGTTCACttgtatatcaaatatatttttttactttatttgtcGTCATAACGATCTTtctttgcataaaattaattttatgaataaaaacagtataaattatttaacagatTAATAATCACTAGCaacgtaataaaaagtaacgatTTATGATTACTTCTTATGTACACGTattgtttttacaatattattatgcgttaaaaatagatattaattaaaataaacaattttactaTTTAGTGACATTTTTCGAACATATAAGCCATGTACAAACTCTTGagagaaacaataaaaaaaatttattaagaatatgttcatattatcgttataaatgtatgtaatgatatataatacattgttttatgtaaaacGAAGATGTCAATCATTATCCCGTTAAAAACATCAcgacatataaaattcaataactcaattattttaataactgtaTGTACCTTAAgtgatattataaagatacgCTATTATGATCATTTGATGAAGCTAGCTCAACCAATCGACAAATACAATGTAGTTCTGAATCGAAACGGTGTACGTAATGACTAAAAGTATTCAAACAGTTATAACTCCGCTTCTAATAATCAGTTATGTGGCTGgtttaagaatttttgaatttcCTATACGTCATTCAAGAATATGGTTTGGTCTCTTATATATGTTGATATTTtggtcaatttattttttcttattaaagtttatagtAATAGCTTaccttaataataaaaattttactatcgATTTCTTCATATGCACTGGGATAGACATTTTGGTAACCTTaatgtcaattatatttaatatgtattatgataAGGTATGTATAACAGTGAATTGATTGTGATTtgtatactaataataagcaattttgattttctaaatatttttcttgaaggagctaaaatagttttaaataatctttttagcCATACACAAATTTAGCCacgtaatatttcaaaaagacATGTAATATTCCACATACAAacgcaaattattattaataaaaattgcttttcttgacatatttaataataatttattgtatgtagaatttaagaaactatattaattataattaacatttgcaAATAGAATTtgctttatatcttttttgaaCTGCAGCTGCATATTATAGCTAACGTTAGATAGGCTacactattaattatataaaatacgttacatataaaattgtcaaattaagcattaattatttattcactgTATTGCTTCTTTGtgacagaaatttaaaaattgtttgaaaaaactCGACATTGTCGATAATACGTTGCAGAATATCGGAATAATATCGACAGATTATCCCAAgctacacaaaaaaataatataccttATTTTGGGGTGGCTCTTAATTATATTGACGAACTATGTAGGGggaaattataagaaaaacgaCTACAACTATGATTTTTTAACTATTCTGTATACTTTtcttatgcaaaattattgctTTCACATTAACATGATCAACGATTTGATTCTTATAAGGttagtacattatatatatatatatatatatatatatataaattattctaatatattcatgtgctaaatttacaaaattatattatataaatatgcataaaaaataagagtcctttgaatttttttaagatgtcGATTTTAACATACAAGATgtgacaataaatttaaatatacttgttACATTAAATCcattagtttattatatttttagatatataggATTAAAGTTTGATCAAATCAATCAACATTTTTTGCATTCAACAAAAGATAACAAATGTGGAGTAAAGCGAGCTTGGGAAAATTCTATGCACCGACGTAGATTTTTACGagctttaaataatgaatggataatatatatatatcataatgtaAGAGAGTTAATGTAAATTCTATCAGTTCTGGTTATTACgattagtaaaatttaatattacatgtacaCACAGACATCTTCATTCGGAGTTACGTAAAATATCTTGTGAGATAGATTCGATATTTGGCGTACAGATGACCTTACAAATGGGGTGTAATTTTTGTTGGATAGCGTACCACTTGCGTGAACTTTTCAGCCTGATACTCATCAACAATTATGTCAAATCTAATAAAGTACTATACATCGTTATGatgctaatttatattttttatgatggTTTGAAACTGTTcctcattaattatatatgcgaAACAGTTAGCACAAAGGTATATAGTAATTTAGCATTCAAGTTCAAAATGTCTTTATCTGCAATATTCTTTAAACAAgtgtctaattaattaaataaaatcacaaaTTATACATgacttttcttaattaaaaaattatttaattttttcttacatatttcGATTACAGGCAAATGCaacaagaaatttaatatataaagtgcCATACTTCACGTGTGATGTTGAAGTTCGtaaaaatgtaagttttaatattatttttatttttattattaaactaagCTATGATTGAAGTTTgagcaaaaataattgtacatgtgtacgttaaaaaattgtttattatattaatatagatatcgCAGTTTCTATTACAAATAACTCAAGCGCCAGTCAGATTCTTCGGAATTGGACTTTTCCAATAtggctataaatttttttatggggtACGTTGTAAAACATCTATCATGAACATAATGTTCTAccgcataattaaatatacaattatttgaaaaaaaggacttaatatttttcagttcAGCTCATCGATTGCGACCATTGTAGTTTTATTAACACAAGGGTACataaagaaacaaagaaatgatgattaatatattgtaacaatacattatgtataaataactttaaagGGCGAAAAAATTCGACTTTTCGGAGCTACCATCATTTCAATCCCATATAATTACTTCTaatgtttcaaaataatcgataatgtGATTATCCTTTAATTATCTTTGACCTCCGGAGGTTCActtgatatttacaaaatgatatttattcattGCTGATCGTCTTTAATAACATTTCGTCGTGCATGTACGTATAAATCCATAAACGATCATTTCTGatttatagtttaaattaatatggaTTTAATCCAAATAGATAACTTTATCATTAGCACCAATGAGAATACTGTCATATTATCAACCTTTTTGACactatagatataattacttacgaagtatttgaaatatgatttaaaattatatcaaaaattaatataaaattttctctgtgTACTCCATGAGTACTGCCCATAAGTGATTCTGCGAGCTATTAAATAGGAACCCTCTCAAAGTAAAACCTGGgaatcatttttaatcatcATTATATCATATCTCACCTTATGATCCTCCTGAGAGTCAAATCGGAAATTACGCAAATTTCGAAACTtggcaattattaaaaaagtaatttttaaaaa is part of the Anoplolepis gracilipes chromosome 2, ASM4749672v1, whole genome shotgun sequence genome and harbors:
- the LOC140662846 gene encoding L-aminoadipate-semialdehyde dehydrogenase-phosphopantetheinyl transferase — encoded protein: MRSTNILRMSSAIRWAFNWKEWNPNEQEFEYAISCVQNDEKTRLGKFVFRKDVRASLVGRLLMRKFVNEYMGLPYDKIVFVRDKHNKPVLKNNSVDVSFNVSHQGSYTVLAGEIRDIRLGVDVMALEYTGGKSVPEFFRIMNSNFSSAEWEEIRGLSSGKSETEQIFMFYRHWALKESYVKALGLGIVIDLRNIDFRTNSELSEDSITTDTILYIDGIKQQDWTFEETLLDSQHCVAVALQENIRDNSLRLHNTMFEVMNFDKLIAHAIPLFPLDPQYTTQYFTKSEKP